AAATGGACAGCAAATTGAGAGGGCATTACTGCAGCTGGGGTGTCGGCCAAGCGTACCGGCTGTGTTCATAGGGCAAGAACTCATTGGTGGTGCCGATGAGGTTATGACTCTCCAAGTCAAGAGCAAGCTTGTCCCACTGCTTATAAGGGCTAAAGCTATATGGCTTTGGAATGGAAATTAAGTACTAGACAGTTCTCAATTTCCATTTTTGGGTATAGTAATAAACTTGAACTGAGAACTGGCAACGTCACCCCCCTCCCCCGcgtccttttcttcttctccggGCGGTGCTTTTTGTGTTAAACTCCTTTCTTCTTTAACTTTAACTATGTTCAAGAGAGAAACCTGTATTTGACTTAGTATATAATTTATGTCAATCCTTTAACCAAATCATTTACGGCTCCTTTTGATTATCAAATGCAAGTGTTTTGACAAAACAATGTAATAAGGTACAATTTGAACATAACCTAAAATGACCTAACATATAATACAGGTCATTATAGGAGAAAATTCTAGGTGGAAACAAGGATAGATATCATGGGAATATATGGTGAGGGTCCACTGCAGCATATACACGAAAACATCCTTACCAGGACACTAAATCAAGAttggtttttgttatttaatttttcgtTAATTGAATAGCCAACTAGGACTCATGGAAGTGACATGAGATGCATGTAACACCAAGTTCCTAATGTCACCTGGTTTGATATTTCCTTGGTTTATTAAGCCTGAGCCATTAGCGCAGTCAATAGGTTGCATATACAGCAGTCATTTCCATAAATaagatcaaaaccataaaccaTGAGTTTGAGTACCTCAAT
The sequence above is drawn from the Quercus lobata isolate SW786 chromosome 12, ValleyOak3.0 Primary Assembly, whole genome shotgun sequence genome and encodes:
- the LOC115969797 gene encoding monothiol glutaredoxin-S6-like gives rise to the protein MDTVQRLVAEKPVVIFSKSTCCMSHSIRSLICSFGANPAVYEIDKIPNGQQIERALLQLGCRPSVPAVFIGQELIGGADEVMTLQVKSKLVPLLIRAKAIWLWNGN